In the Flagellimonas sp. HMM57 genome, one interval contains:
- a CDS encoding helix-turn-helix transcriptional regulator — MTELGLYLTKKSINKAEVSRRTGISKSRLSQLSGNKSTKLRADELYLIALAIDIEPCEVFEEVCGHLDLKNKE, encoded by the coding sequence ATGACAGAATTAGGATTGTATCTAACTAAAAAATCAATTAACAAAGCAGAAGTTTCAAGGAGAACAGGAATAAGTAAATCCCGATTAAGTCAATTAAGTGGGAATAAGTCTACTAAACTTCGAGCTGATGAATTGTATCTAATTGCATTAGCGATTGACATTGAACCTTGTGAAGTTTTTGAAGAGGTTTGTGGACACTTGGATTTGAAAAATAAAGAATAA
- a CDS encoding DinB family protein, producing MDIILLNFAEIRRRSIKLWNGIPNEYLNWKPDKNAFTFIEMIRHVLEGEHLFHKIIQNRGNLGNYQSPWKELKYSDLKSELEFSEKYRTEFLNMIKELKTEDLEKVRIERKEVGQSKKLGDYLNRIAYHESVHTGQMLDYLRTAGIERPKIWD from the coding sequence ATGGATATTATCTTATTAAACTTTGCTGAAATTAGAAGGCGGAGTATAAAATTATGGAATGGAATTCCGAACGAATATTTAAATTGGAAACCTGACAAAAATGCCTTTACATTTATTGAAATGATTAGGCACGTTTTAGAAGGCGAACATCTTTTCCATAAAATAATTCAGAATCGAGGAAATTTAGGTAATTATCAATCACCTTGGAAAGAACTAAAATATTCGGACTTAAAAAGTGAGCTTGAATTTTCGGAAAAATATCGAACAGAATTTCTAAATATGATAAAAGAGTTGAAAACAGAAGATTTAGAAAAGGTAAGGATTGAGAGAAAAGAAGTTGGACAAAGTAAAAAACTCGGAGATTATCTGAATCGAATTGCATATCACGAATCTGTTCATACTGGACAAATGTTAGATTATTTAAGAACTGCTGGAATTGAAAGACCTAAAATATGGGACTAA
- a CDS encoding carboxymuconolactone decarboxylase family protein yields the protein MNSTKTERFKKGWEKLKEIDGQAGINVIESLKDVSPDLGEYTIEYPFGDVYSREILDNRTKEIAVVAALTAMGNARPQLKVHINAALNVGVTGEELSEIMILMSVYAGFPSALNGTSALKEVIEERKKEK from the coding sequence ATGAACAGTACAAAAACAGAACGATTTAAAAAAGGTTGGGAGAAATTAAAAGAAATTGACGGACAAGCAGGCATAAATGTCATAGAAAGTTTAAAAGACGTTTCACCCGACTTGGGGGAATACACCATTGAATACCCATTTGGCGATGTTTATAGTAGAGAAATTTTGGACAATAGGACAAAGGAAATCGCTGTTGTTGCTGCTCTTACAGCAATGGGAAATGCAAGACCACAATTAAAAGTCCATATCAACGCTGCTTTGAATGTTGGTGTGACCGGAGAGGAACTTTCGGAAATTATGATTTTAATGTCGGTTTATGCAGGTTTTCCTTCTGCTTTGAACGGAACTTCTGCTTTGAAAGAAGTCATTGAAGAAAGAAAAAAGGAAAAATAA
- a CDS encoding DNA alkylation repair protein → MKKEIINRKGARKVQDIPKEVLELLNAGKIETVNLTEWLAIDHLILIQTNFAEIGISKENTKLISEKIKAQKKPSTMNTIKLVGSMLYELYSDDKAFNLIFDKLSSHLSDSIRCYAPYLKSLHQNLSISEKLNQSEKLIADNHFGVREVVWMALRPEIEENLEQSIDILSGWTKNKDENIRRFTTESTRPRGVWCKHIERLKENPEMALPILENLKSDKSKYIQDSVGNWLNDSSKSRPDFVIELCKKWQKESPTKETEKIIKRARRTIDKK, encoded by the coding sequence ATGAAAAAAGAAATCATTAACCGAAAAGGAGCAAGAAAAGTACAGGATATTCCGAAAGAAGTTTTGGAGTTGCTGAACGCAGGAAAAATCGAAACGGTTAATTTAACTGAATGGTTAGCGATTGACCATTTAATACTCATCCAAACAAACTTTGCGGAAATTGGAATTTCGAAAGAAAATACAAAACTGATTTCAGAGAAAATAAAAGCTCAAAAAAAGCCTTCTACAATGAATACAATCAAGTTAGTCGGCTCAATGCTTTACGAATTATATTCTGACGATAAAGCATTTAACTTAATCTTTGACAAATTGAGTTCTCACTTGTCCGACTCCATTCGCTGTTACGCACCATATCTTAAATCTTTACATCAAAATTTAAGTATATCCGAAAAACTAAATCAATCTGAAAAGCTCATTGCCGATAATCATTTTGGAGTGCGAGAGGTTGTGTGGATGGCTTTACGACCTGAAATTGAGGAAAATTTAGAACAATCTATCGATATTTTAAGTGGTTGGACAAAAAACAAAGATGAAAATATAAGACGATTTACGACTGAATCGACAAGACCAAGAGGAGTTTGGTGCAAACATATTGAGCGATTAAAGGAAAATCCAGAAATGGCTTTACCTATTTTGGAAAATCTAAAGTCGGATAAATCAAAATACATTCAAGACAGTGTTGGGAATTGGTTGAATGATTCAAGCAAATCGAGACCTGATTTTGTGATTGAACTTTGTAAAAAATGGCAAAAGGAATCACCAACAAAAGAAACAGAAAAGATAATCAAACGAGCAAGACGAACGATTGATAAAAAATAA
- a CDS encoding PD40 domain-containing protein: MKKSYFLFLTFVCVIFLNACNIKEHKSKDSDSLSFEASYLGQKLPGLKAEVFAPGIVTTEHMEFFGSFTPDLKEFYFKRKGGKYKKSTLVVIQYKNYRWSESVVSPAEASVGEPSISPDGNTIYLDSRYIERINSGWSKVKSLGAPFKDIPIMRLTVSATGTYVFDEREEIGTIRYSRLIDGKREAPKAFGKEINTGKWIAHPFIAPDESYLIWDSEREGGYGDSDLYISFRQEDGSWGPAINMGEEIIPNARTYMVVSPQTENTYSSIHI, encoded by the coding sequence GTGAAAAAATCCTACTTTTTGTTTTTAACATTTGTATGTGTAATATTTTTAAATGCTTGTAACATCAAAGAACATAAATCAAAAGATAGTGATTCACTAAGTTTTGAAGCATCTTATCTTGGTCAAAAACTACCAGGCTTAAAAGCTGAAGTTTTTGCTCCGGGTATCGTTACGACAGAACATATGGAATTTTTCGGCAGCTTTACACCAGATTTAAAAGAGTTCTATTTTAAAAGAAAAGGTGGGAAATATAAAAAATCTACGCTGGTTGTCATTCAATACAAGAATTATCGATGGAGCGAATCTGTTGTCTCACCGGCTGAAGCCTCTGTGGGAGAACCGTCTATCTCTCCTGATGGTAATACCATATACTTGGATTCTAGATATATAGAGCGAATCAACTCTGGTTGGTCAAAGGTAAAAAGTCTTGGAGCACCCTTCAAAGATATCCCAATTATGCGCCTTACGGTTTCAGCAACTGGTACTTATGTTTTTGATGAACGAGAAGAAATTGGTACCATTCGGTATTCCCGATTGATAGATGGCAAACGTGAAGCACCAAAAGCATTCGGTAAAGAAATCAACACAGGAAAATGGATAGCTCACCCCTTCATTGCTCCTGATGAAAGTTATTTAATTTGGGATAGTGAACGAGAAGGTGGATACGGTGATTCAGATTTGTACATTAGTTTTCGTCAGGAAGATGGTTCATGGGGACCTGCGATAAATATGGGAGAAGAAATAATACCGAACGCGAGGACATATATGGTAGTGTCACCCCAGACGGAAAATACTTATTCTTCCATACATATTTAG
- a CDS encoding TrmO family methyltransferase has product MKNVIRVNPIGSIHSENGIFYIKLKSEYKKGLTSIDGFSHLQIVWWGNLFDTPEQRNQLTTDKPYKTSPEKMGVFATRSQFRPNPVLMTTIVVEKIDFDEGIIFTPYIDTENNTPLLDIKPYHLYERVENCNVPQWCKHWPSSYEQSTDFSWENEFNF; this is encoded by the coding sequence ATGAAAAACGTAATCCGAGTAAATCCAATTGGAAGTATTCATTCTGAAAATGGAATATTTTATATCAAATTAAAGAGTGAATATAAAAAGGGGTTAACAAGTATTGATGGTTTTAGTCATTTACAAATAGTTTGGTGGGGAAACTTATTTGATACACCTGAACAGAGAAACCAACTCACCACAGACAAACCATACAAAACAAGTCCTGAAAAGATGGGCGTGTTCGCTACACGTTCTCAGTTTAGACCCAATCCAGTTTTGATGACTACTATAGTTGTAGAAAAAATAGATTTCGACGAAGGAATAATTTTCACACCTTATATTGATACTGAAAACAATACACCTTTATTAGACATAAAACCTTACCACCTGTACGAAAGAGTCGAAAATTGCAATGTGCCACAATGGTGTAAACATTGGCCTTCATCGTATGAGCAATCTACAGATTTTAGTTGGGAAAACGAATTCAATTTCTGA
- a CDS encoding AraC family transcriptional regulator, with protein MTNKETILKTIDFIESNLTSDINVSDIAKEGCYSLYHFTRLFQNIAGISPKKYLLQRRLTESVRRLRNSKDKIAAIAFDFQFGSNEVFSRTFRRRFGINPSNVRKGGTIPAYLLTRAITEDFIFQSKKARNQEPDLIELKEKMLVGTSYFIKGNLKKLDLSKEWNSFMKEVDLINNKMIPEYYYQIQYWSENQDLEGLNFFIGVEVNSIKEISPQFVIKTIPKGTYLRVIHQGLSRNVRYTYRYIYNEFLPDTNYKLSKPFNFEYYGENYLSPNDEQSESHLFIPVSI; from the coding sequence ATGACCAATAAAGAAACTATACTTAAAACAATAGATTTCATCGAATCAAATTTGACATCAGACATTAACGTATCAGACATTGCAAAAGAAGGTTGTTATTCTTTGTATCATTTTACAAGGCTTTTTCAAAACATTGCTGGTATATCGCCAAAAAAATACCTTCTTCAACGAAGACTAACAGAGAGTGTTCGTCGACTACGTAATTCTAAAGATAAAATAGCGGCTATTGCTTTTGACTTTCAGTTTGGCAGTAACGAAGTCTTTTCTCGAACTTTTCGAAGACGTTTCGGCATTAATCCTTCAAATGTTAGAAAAGGTGGAACAATACCCGCTTATTTACTTACGCGAGCAATAACGGAAGATTTTATCTTTCAATCAAAAAAAGCAAGAAATCAAGAGCCTGATTTAATTGAGTTAAAAGAAAAAATGTTGGTCGGCACTTCATACTTTATCAAAGGGAATCTAAAGAAACTAGACTTATCCAAGGAATGGAATAGTTTTATGAAAGAAGTTGATTTAATCAATAACAAAATGATTCCAGAATACTATTATCAAATTCAATACTGGTCAGAAAATCAAGATTTAGAGGGGTTGAATTTTTTTATTGGAGTTGAAGTGAATAGTATAAAAGAAATTAGTCCGCAATTTGTTATTAAAACCATTCCAAAAGGAACTTATTTGAGGGTTATCCATCAAGGCTTATCGAGAAATGTTCGTTATACGTACAGGTATATTTACAATGAATTTCTTCCTGACACAAATTATAAATTATCGAAACCATTCAATTTTGAGTACTATGGAGAAAACTATTTATCACCTAACGACGAACAATCAGAAAGTCATTTGTTTATTCCGGTAAGTATATAA
- a CDS encoding alpha/beta fold hydrolase, whose protein sequence is MKKIRILVFALVSFWLQTGITQTSNILTTNFGSIHYKTFGKGEPLLIINGGPGIDCEGFSSLASLLKDDYMAIIYDQRGTGKSDLKIVDSSTLSMDLLIDDIEILRNHLKIKNWIVLGHSFGGFVAQHYASKHSDRIKGMILSASGGIDTEIFSYIGDNVHIRMSDADRDALRYWNKKIAEGDTTYLARYKIGELRAPAYLYGEEYIEQIAHRLTQSNPEVRNLMLADLSKHKYDWSSSMSKFKAPVLIIQGRQDLVGSETAYRAHNVYSTSKLVLLNKCGHYGWLEQEEKYMNEIKAFIESLG, encoded by the coding sequence ATGAAGAAAATTAGAATTTTAGTTTTTGCTTTAGTAAGCTTTTGGCTTCAAACGGGTATTACACAAACAAGCAATATCCTAACCACAAATTTTGGATCTATTCATTATAAAACTTTTGGAAAGGGTGAACCTCTTCTTATAATTAATGGTGGGCCGGGAATAGATTGTGAAGGATTCTCATCTCTGGCATCCCTCCTGAAAGATGATTATATGGCCATTATCTATGATCAAAGAGGTACTGGCAAATCAGATTTAAAAATCGTTGATTCAAGTACGTTGTCCATGGATTTGTTGATTGACGACATTGAAATCCTACGAAATCATTTAAAAATCAAAAACTGGATAGTACTCGGACATTCCTTCGGGGGTTTTGTAGCACAACACTATGCCTCCAAACATTCAGATAGGATAAAGGGAATGATATTGTCCGCTTCCGGAGGTATTGATACGGAGATTTTTTCTTACATAGGCGATAACGTGCATATTAGAATGAGTGATGCAGATAGAGATGCCTTAAGGTATTGGAACAAAAAAATTGCCGAAGGTGATACCACCTACCTCGCCAGGTATAAAATTGGTGAACTCAGAGCTCCTGCGTATCTATATGGAGAGGAATATATTGAACAAATCGCCCATAGGCTGACGCAATCAAATCCAGAGGTAAGAAATTTGATGCTTGCTGATTTGTCCAAACACAAGTACGATTGGAGTAGTTCCATGTCTAAATTTAAAGCACCTGTTCTTATCATACAGGGCAGACAAGATCTGGTTGGATCTGAAACGGCTTATAGGGCGCATAATGTCTATAGTACTTCCAAACTTGTATTGCTAAATAAGTGTGGGCATTATGGGTGGCTGGAACAGGAAGAAAAATACATGAATGAAATAAAGGCTTTTATTGAAAGTTTGGGTTAA
- a CDS encoding AraC family transcriptional regulator → MSNPKEKFFYVGTFEGTEDPNVEWPHRHDFYSIVWFTKSTGINVIDFEEYEIKHDRLFLMQPKQVHNWSYSKNSNGYIAVFDKYLLKQVADFTDEPFFDLSTKNTKLLKPLFENIIEESKKNDQLSEKTIAQGISYLLLQLKRLSNENPKNEEIKPNTILRFSRLVSDTISENISVNEYAAKLNLTVDKLNEICKENYGQSPKTIILEKKITEAKRLLYFSDLSVKEIAFRLGFEDSSYFSRIFKQKTNLSPTKFKSA, encoded by the coding sequence ATATCCAATCCAAAAGAAAAGTTTTTCTACGTTGGAACTTTTGAGGGAACAGAAGATCCAAATGTTGAATGGCCACATAGGCACGATTTTTATTCGATAGTTTGGTTCACGAAAAGTACAGGAATCAATGTCATTGATTTTGAGGAATATGAAATCAAGCACGACAGGCTCTTCTTAATGCAACCAAAACAGGTTCATAATTGGTCCTATTCAAAAAACTCGAATGGTTACATTGCTGTTTTTGACAAGTATCTTTTAAAGCAAGTAGCTGATTTTACAGATGAACCCTTTTTCGATTTGTCCACTAAGAATACAAAACTTCTAAAACCTTTATTTGAAAATATCATCGAAGAGTCCAAGAAAAATGACCAATTAAGCGAAAAAACTATCGCCCAGGGAATTTCATATTTACTACTTCAACTAAAAAGATTATCAAATGAAAATCCCAAGAACGAGGAAATTAAACCAAATACTATTTTAAGATTCTCAAGATTGGTGTCGGACACTATTTCCGAAAATATTTCCGTAAACGAGTATGCCGCAAAATTGAATTTGACCGTTGACAAACTCAACGAAATCTGCAAAGAAAATTACGGACAAAGCCCTAAAACAATTATCTTGGAGAAGAAAATTACGGAAGCAAAACGACTACTCTATTTTAGTGATTTATCGGTAAAGGAAATCGCTTTTCGCTTAGGATTTGAGGACAGTTCCTATTTTTCAAGAATATTCAAACAAAAAACAAACCTTTCGCCCACCAAATTCAAAAGTGCCTGA
- a CDS encoding serine hydrolase gives MNKHFWVLLTFLVVSCISIAQEKEEKFLNELKQEVQNEKIPGCGIVVIKNGQTVLSESLGLSDFAFSVPVDSSTIFSINSLSKIFAGTAVMQLVEDRKIKLSNSISDYLDDLPNKWKGITIHQLLSHTSGLPDIEDTQNGGLIGGKGEKIAWEKVKNKNIRFKAGERFDYIQTNYVLILKLIEKVSGMTYLKFLQKNQFDKIGINKEIIFGSSFESVQNKSSTYSYYEKNKQTGKYEKGEKLFEISEDFSPLVWADAGAFATTNALSRWIKALENDIFISSKSRKEMWTAVPLNDGKYGGFGGFLNGYGYGWPVIMRENHPAVAPIGGGRASLIIYPDDELTIILLTNLTGSSPQKIIEKVAHHYWE, from the coding sequence ATGAATAAGCACTTTTGGGTTTTATTAACTTTTTTGGTTGTATCCTGTATATCAATAGCTCAAGAAAAAGAAGAAAAATTCTTAAATGAACTAAAACAAGAAGTTCAAAATGAAAAAATTCCAGGATGTGGAATAGTAGTAATTAAAAATGGGCAAACTGTACTTTCAGAATCTCTCGGACTCTCTGATTTTGCTTTTTCAGTGCCTGTTGATAGCAGTACGATTTTTTCAATTAACTCACTTTCAAAAATATTCGCGGGCACTGCAGTAATGCAATTGGTGGAAGATAGAAAAATAAAGTTATCAAACTCAATTTCAGATTATTTGGACGATTTACCGAATAAGTGGAAAGGAATTACAATTCACCAACTTTTAAGTCACACTTCTGGTTTACCTGATATTGAAGACACTCAAAATGGTGGCCTGATTGGGGGCAAAGGCGAAAAAATTGCTTGGGAAAAAGTTAAAAATAAGAATATTCGATTCAAAGCAGGAGAAAGGTTTGACTATATCCAAACAAATTATGTGCTGATTTTAAAACTGATTGAAAAAGTAAGTGGAATGACTTACTTGAAGTTTTTGCAAAAAAATCAATTTGATAAAATTGGCATAAACAAAGAAATTATTTTTGGGAGTTCTTTTGAAAGTGTTCAAAACAAAAGCTCGACATACAGTTATTACGAAAAGAATAAACAAACTGGCAAGTACGAAAAGGGAGAAAAACTATTTGAAATTTCAGAAGATTTTTCCCCACTTGTTTGGGCGGATGCAGGTGCATTTGCAACTACTAATGCTTTGAGCAGATGGATTAAAGCTTTGGAAAACGACATATTTATAAGTTCAAAAAGCAGGAAAGAAATGTGGACTGCCGTACCATTGAATGATGGTAAATATGGAGGGTTTGGTGGGTTTTTAAACGGTTATGGATATGGATGGCCTGTTATTATGCGAGAAAATCATCCTGCTGTAGCACCTATTGGTGGTGGACGGGCGTCTTTAATTATTTATCCTGATGATGAACTAACAATTATTCTTTTGACAAATCTGACAGGCAGTTCACCTCAGAAAATAATTGAAAAAGTAGCTCACCACTATTGGGAATAG
- a CDS encoding PaeR7I family type II restriction endonuclease: MKIDIEKYKPLIKSAVELFWNTRNSQTNKQSKSNISDTGNRSAVTGGKQLDGFLELLCQVAIDIGIPKDCLYTKGNHIPGFFRPTKDWDLLIISPNKKLISVIELKSQVGSFGNNFNNRTEESLGSAVDLWTAFREKAYPNQTAPWVGYLMLVEKSEKSTKPVRVSEPHFKVLPEFVHGSYLDRYKILCQKLMLERHYSQCCLMWTKQDSSFGNIADEISIDSFLYSFVGHLIGQLKEFK, from the coding sequence ATGAAAATTGATATAGAAAAATATAAACCACTCATAAAATCAGCTGTTGAATTGTTTTGGAACACTCGAAACAGTCAGACGAATAAACAGTCTAAAAGCAACATTTCGGATACGGGAAACAGAAGTGCAGTAACAGGTGGAAAACAACTTGATGGTTTTTTGGAATTATTATGTCAAGTAGCTATAGATATTGGGATTCCTAAAGACTGCTTATACACTAAAGGAAATCATATTCCAGGTTTCTTTAGACCAACAAAAGATTGGGATTTACTCATAATTTCTCCTAACAAAAAACTAATTTCGGTAATTGAATTGAAATCTCAAGTCGGTTCTTTTGGTAACAATTTCAACAATCGAACAGAAGAGTCTTTGGGCAGTGCTGTTGACTTATGGACTGCATTTAGAGAAAAAGCATACCCAAATCAGACCGCACCTTGGGTTGGTTATCTAATGCTCGTTGAGAAATCCGAAAAATCTACTAAACCAGTTAGAGTTAGTGAACCGCACTTTAAAGTATTGCCCGAATTTGTTCACGGTTCATATCTTGACAGATATAAAATACTTTGTCAAAAATTAATGCTTGAAAGGCACTATTCGCAATGCTGTTTGATGTGGACGAAACAAGATTCATCCTTTGGAAACATTGCAGATGAAATATCAATTGACTCATTCCTATATTCGTTTGTCGGTCATCTCATTGGTCAACTAAAAGAATTTAAGTAA
- a CDS encoding Eco57I restriction-modification methylase domain-containing protein — MERKNGRKHGEVFTQKNVVKYILDEVKYSSSSNLERIKILEPASGQGAFAIEIIKRLFESSKKFNFDFIKSVNENVRFIEIDNSSYKKLKTIIFNTVNSYGFNENQVEDSVFLKKDFLINNFEIEFDCIVGNPPYIRHELIESSLKEQYKKIFSTFKYRADLYVLFYEKSLQLLNSKGVLSFICSNRWLFNQYGQPLRKLIANNYHISKIINIEKANVFDEDVIAYPCVTTVHKTNGEYTEYFESQDKEIDMNKLTFTKMESPKNESWQNLFLDYNINHNSLIGIREQGFEIGIGVATGADKVYIKKESELNGIEKNRLIPIIKSRSLKGENIDWDNSYVINPFEQGQLCDLSKYPHLKSYLESKKEDLLKRHIAKKSPDSWYKTIDKIKPDLQSKFKLLLPDLSGCKFLFIDEGNFYPHHNIYYITHHDLNKLKILASILMSDFIKDQLSQIGIRMNGGLPRFQSQTLKKLRIPNLNELTKFETDELIKSYNNRNLKNINKIVNKYCTQHCIKVMAESVEKPKHLDKSEVLA, encoded by the coding sequence ATGGAGCGTAAAAACGGCAGAAAACACGGAGAAGTTTTTACTCAAAAAAATGTAGTCAAATACATTTTGGATGAAGTAAAGTATAGTTCTTCGTCAAATCTTGAAAGAATTAAGATTCTTGAACCAGCTTCGGGACAAGGTGCTTTTGCCATTGAAATTATTAAACGCCTTTTTGAATCTTCAAAGAAGTTCAATTTTGATTTTATCAAATCAGTCAATGAAAATGTAAGATTTATAGAAATTGATAATTCAAGTTATAAGAAATTAAAGACGATTATTTTTAATACCGTAAACAGTTATGGATTCAATGAAAATCAAGTTGAAGATTCTGTATTCTTAAAAAAAGATTTTCTAATAAATAATTTTGAAATTGAATTTGATTGTATTGTAGGAAACCCACCATACATTAGACACGAATTAATTGAATCAAGCCTAAAAGAACAATACAAAAAAATATTCTCAACATTCAAATACAGAGCAGACCTTTACGTGCTTTTTTATGAGAAGTCTTTGCAATTATTAAATTCGAAAGGTGTTTTATCATTTATCTGTTCTAACAGATGGCTTTTCAATCAATATGGTCAGCCTCTAAGAAAGTTAATCGCAAACAATTATCATATTTCAAAAATCATAAACATTGAAAAAGCCAATGTTTTTGACGAAGACGTAATAGCTTACCCTTGTGTAACTACCGTTCATAAAACAAACGGAGAATATACAGAGTATTTTGAATCTCAAGACAAAGAGATTGATATGAATAAATTGACTTTTACGAAAATGGAATCGCCTAAAAATGAATCTTGGCAAAATCTATTTCTAGATTACAATATCAATCACAATTCGTTAATTGGAATTAGAGAGCAAGGTTTTGAAATTGGAATTGGAGTCGCTACAGGAGCTGATAAAGTTTATATCAAGAAAGAGAGCGAGCTGAATGGGATTGAAAAAAATAGACTTATCCCAATAATTAAATCTCGTAGCCTAAAAGGAGAGAATATTGATTGGGATAATTCATATGTAATTAATCCATTTGAACAAGGACAATTATGTGACTTAAGTAAATACCCGCATTTAAAATCTTATTTAGAGTCGAAAAAAGAGGATTTATTAAAACGTCATATTGCAAAAAAATCGCCTGACTCTTGGTACAAGACAATTGATAAAATAAAACCTGATTTACAAAGTAAATTTAAGTTACTATTGCCAGACCTTTCAGGTTGTAAATTCCTATTTATTGACGAAGGTAACTTCTACCCACATCACAATATTTACTATATAACGCACCATGATTTAAACAAATTAAAAATTTTGGCTAGTATTTTAATGTCAGATTTTATTAAAGACCAATTATCCCAAATCGGCATAAGAATGAATGGTGGTTTACCACGTTTTCAATCGCAGACGCTAAAGAAGTTGAGAATTCCGAATCTAAATGAATTAACGAAGTTTGAAACAGACGAATTGATTAAATCATACAACAATCGGAATCTGAAAAATATAAATAAAATAGTAAATAAATACTGCACCCAACATTGTATAAAAGTAATGGCGGAGTCAGTGGAAAAACCAAAGCACTTGGATAAAAGTGAAGTATTGGCTTAA
- a CDS encoding VOC family protein, translating to MKKINRLMTNICSENLAESRDFYTKLFDFNVDYDSDWFVHLISKDKKLELGIIDRTNEIVPKGFQNNPQGFYITFVVDNTDEIFEIAASENFEIVNEPADTFYGQRRLLLKDPNGTLVDISSPIKDFEF from the coding sequence ATGAAGAAGATTAATAGATTAATGACAAATATCTGTTCGGAAAATTTAGCAGAAAGCCGAGATTTTTATACGAAGCTGTTTGACTTTAACGTGGATTATGATAGTGATTGGTTTGTCCATCTAATTTCAAAAGATAAAAAACTTGAATTGGGAATAATTGACCGAACAAATGAAATTGTACCGAAAGGTTTTCAAAACAATCCACAAGGGTTTTATATAACATTTGTTGTTGATAATACGGACGAAATATTTGAGATTGCAGCATCGGAAAATTTTGAAATCGTAAACGAACCAGCAGATACGTTTTATGGACAAAGACGTTTGTTATTGAAAGACCCTAATGGAACCTTAGTTGATATTTCATCTCCAATTAAGGACTTTGAATTCTAA